TTCGCGACGGTGATCGCGATGATCAACGCGATGCAACTGTTCGACCAGCCCTTCATCATGACGAAGGGCGGACCGGGCACCGCCACGACGACCGCCACCATCTCGCTGTACCAGGCCGGGTTCCAGAACCTGCAGTTCGGGTTCGCCTCGGCCATCGCGATCCTGCTGCTCGTCATCATCGGCGTCATCACCGGGATCCAGTTCATCGCCGCACGAAAGCTGGTGTTCTACCAATGACGACCACCGACGTCCTCAACCCGCTCCACGCTCCCGAGACCGTCGCGCAGCCGAGCGTCACCCACATCGTCCGGCGCCGGCGCCCGGTGGCGAAGCTTGGCAGCATCATCGGCCTGGTGATCCTCGTCATCGCCGCCGTGTTCGCCCTCGGCCCGCTGCTCTGGACGCTGACGACCTCGCTGCGCACACCGGCTGAGTCGTTCGAGAACCCGCCGCAGTGGATCCCGCTGTCCTGGGACTTCAGCAACTACGCCGCCGTGTTCAACCAGATCCCGATCGGGCAGTTCTTCGTGAACAGCGTCATCGTGACGCTCCTCATCGTGGTCGGACAGACCATCACCTGCACGCTCTCCGGCTACGCGTTCGCGATGATCAGCTTCCCGGGGAAGAACACGATCTTCGGGATCTTCCTCGCGACGATGATGGTCCCGATCCAGACGATCATCATCCCGGTGTTCGTCATCCTCAAGGACATGGGGCTGACCGGTTCGATCGCGTCGCTCATCGTTCCCGCGCTCGGCAGCGCCTTCGGGACGTTCCTCATGCGGCAGTACTTCATGCAGATGCCGAAGGAGCTCGGGGAGGCCGCGCGCATCGACGGCGCGACGCAGTTCGGGGTGTTCTGGCACGTGTACTCGCGGATGGCCAGCCCGGCCGTCGCGACCCTCGCGATCCTGAACTTCTCGGGCTTCTGGGCGGAGTACTACCGACCGCTCATCTTCCTCAACCAGCAGGACACCTTCACGCTGCCGCTCGGACTCGTCGGGCTGCAGGGCAACCTCGGTACCGGTTCGATCTCCGTCGTGCTCGCCGGCGTCGTGCTCACGATGATCCCGAGCGTCCTGCTGTTCATCTTCGCCCAGCGGTACTTCATCGAGGGCGTCACGGCGGGGTCGTCCCGATGACCACGACCCCCGACGCCCTCGCCCACGCGAGCGACCGCCGCCCCCACGCCGGACCACATCAGGAAGCAGCCGCCGTGCACGCCGCACCCGACCACCACCTGCCGCAGTTCCACCTCCGCATGCCGCGCGGGTACCTCAACGACCCGAACGGTCCGATCGACATCGGCGGTCAGGCCCACCTGTACTTCCAGTCGCGGCCGCGCGTCGACCTCGACGTGCCGGTCGAGTGGGGCCACGCGACGAGTGACGACCTCGTGCACTGGACGCTCCACCGCCCGGCCATCGTCCCGGTCCCCGGCGGAGCGGACTCCGGGGGAGCGTGGTCGGGCAACACGGTCCTCCACGGCGGCGTCGTCCGTGCCTACTACTCGGGCAAGGTCGACCACAGCCCGTTCCAGTCGGTGCTGCTCGCGGAGTCGACGGACGGCGGCGCGACCTTCGGCGCGCCGGTGCAGGTCGTCGCCGATCCGACGGAGGACGAGGCGATCACGATGTTCCGCGACCCGTTCGTCTGGTCCGACGGCGACGGCTGGTCGATGGCGGTCGGAGCGGCCTCCGCGGACCAGGTGGCGTCCGTCCGGCACTACCGCTCCGCGGACGGCGTGCACTGGACGAACGAGGGCGACCTGCTCGCCATGCCCCGCACCACGGTCGACGGCATCGACACGGGTGAGGGGTGGGAGTGCCCGCAGGTCATCGGAGTCGACGGTGCAGAGGTCGTCGTGGTGGCGTCGTGGTCACACGACGACGGGCCGGGCGACGTGATCGCGCTCCCGCTCTCCGGCGCTCCGCGTCCGCACCGCGTCGACGACGGCCAGCACTTCTACGCCGCGTCCGTCATGCGCGCCGGATCCTGGGGGCCGGTGCTGTTCGGCTGGGTCACCGAGGGCCGGACCGAGGACTGGACCCGGCAGGCCGGCTGGTCCGGGGCGATCTCGCTGCCGCGCCGGACCTGGGTCGCCGACGGCCGGCTCGCGACCGCGCCGCACGACGCCGTCGACGCCCTCCGCAGCGGGGGAGCCCTCCCCGCGCACGGGGCGACGATCGACGCACAGGCCGAGATCGTGCTCCCGACGCCGGTCGACGGGTGCATCCGCATCCGGTTCGGCGCGGACGAGTACCTCGACCTCGTGGTGGACACCGCGGCGGACACGCTCACGGTCGACCGTTCCCGTGCCAGCACGGACCACCGCGCCGACCCGAGCTCCGCGGTGGTCCGTGCGCCGTTCGACGCAGGAACGGGCCTCCCGGCGGTCCGCGTCCTGCTCGACGGCTCCGTGGTCGAGGTGTTCACGAGCGCCGGACGTTCGGTGACGACGCGGGTCTACCCGCTGCAGGCACCACCGTGGTCGGTCGAGGCGCCAGCGGGCACGTCGTACTGGGCGCTCGGGAGGACCGTCGCTCCCGAGACGGTCCCGGCAGCGTCCGTCCCGGCCGGGACCACGACAGCCTGATGTCCGCGGCCACCGTCACCGTCGCCGGGGAGGCGCTCGTCGACGTCGTCCACGGCGACACCGTCCGCGAGGTCCCCGGGGGGAGCCCCGCGAATGTGGCGCTCGGGCTCGCGCGCCTCGGGTGCGACGTCGACTTCGCGACCCGGCTCGGGGACGACGAGCGCGGTCACCGCGTCGCAGACCACCTCCGGGCCTCGGGCGTCAGGCTCACCCCGGGGTCGCTCGGGGCCGGACGGACGTCCTCGGCCACGGTGCGGCTCGGTGCTGACGGGCAGCCGCGGTACGTGTTCGACATCGTGTGGGACCTGCCGGAGGTCGTCGGGACGCCCACGTGGTTGCACGTCGGGTCGATCGCGGCGTTCCTCGAGCCCGGGGCTGACCGGGTGGTGGACGCGGCACGTCGTACCGCGGTCGCAGGAGGCTCGGTCTCCTTCGACCCGAACATCCGTCCCGCGCTCCTCGGCCCACGCGACGAGGCGCTGGCCCGGGTCGAGGAACTCTCCGCGCTCGCCGCGGTGGTGAAGCTCTCCGACGAGGACGCCGCCTGGCTCTGGCCCGGTGCCGCCGACCCCGACGCCGTCCTCGACCGTGTCCTCGGGTTCGGCGCCGGACTCGCGGTCCTCACCACCGGGGCAGCCGGCTCGGTGCTCGCCACCGCGACGCACCGGGTGCACGTCCCGGCGGCGTCCACGACCGTCGTCGACACCGTCGGCGCCGGTGACACCTACTCCGCAGCCCTGGTCTGGCAACTGGCACGATCGCCGCGCGCAGCGGCCGACGCGCATCCGGACGCTCGAGCGCGCCTCGACGACCTCCACGACGCGGCACTGAGGGAACTCGGCAGGACCTGTTCGCGTGCCGCGGCGATCACCGTCGGTCGGCGCGGTGCGGACCTGCCCACCGCCGACGACCTGACGACGGCTCCGTCCGCCTGACGAGAGCCCACCCGAACCACCAACGGAAGGACCCACCATGATCGGCAACCTCACCGGCGCACACCTGCTCATCGTGCTCGCCATCGTCGTCCTGCTCTTCGGCGCGACGAAGCTCCCCGCGCTCGCGAAGGGCCTCGGGCAGTCGCTCACCGTCTTCCGCAAGGAGGTCCGGGCCAGCGAC
This is a stretch of genomic DNA from Curtobacterium sp. 458. It encodes these proteins:
- a CDS encoding carbohydrate ABC transporter permease, with the translated sequence MTTTDVLNPLHAPETVAQPSVTHIVRRRRPVAKLGSIIGLVILVIAAVFALGPLLWTLTTSLRTPAESFENPPQWIPLSWDFSNYAAVFNQIPIGQFFVNSVIVTLLIVVGQTITCTLSGYAFAMISFPGKNTIFGIFLATMMVPIQTIIIPVFVILKDMGLTGSIASLIVPALGSAFGTFLMRQYFMQMPKELGEAARIDGATQFGVFWHVYSRMASPAVATLAILNFSGFWAEYYRPLIFLNQQDTFTLPLGLVGLQGNLGTGSISVVLAGVVLTMIPSVLLFIFAQRYFIEGVTAGSSR
- a CDS encoding glycoside hydrolase family 32 protein, which translates into the protein MTTTPDALAHASDRRPHAGPHQEAAAVHAAPDHHLPQFHLRMPRGYLNDPNGPIDIGGQAHLYFQSRPRVDLDVPVEWGHATSDDLVHWTLHRPAIVPVPGGADSGGAWSGNTVLHGGVVRAYYSGKVDHSPFQSVLLAESTDGGATFGAPVQVVADPTEDEAITMFRDPFVWSDGDGWSMAVGAASADQVASVRHYRSADGVHWTNEGDLLAMPRTTVDGIDTGEGWECPQVIGVDGAEVVVVASWSHDDGPGDVIALPLSGAPRPHRVDDGQHFYAASVMRAGSWGPVLFGWVTEGRTEDWTRQAGWSGAISLPRRTWVADGRLATAPHDAVDALRSGGALPAHGATIDAQAEIVLPTPVDGCIRIRFGADEYLDLVVDTAADTLTVDRSRASTDHRADPSSAVVRAPFDAGTGLPAVRVLLDGSVVEVFTSAGRSVTTRVYPLQAPPWSVEAPAGTSYWALGRTVAPETVPAASVPAGTTTA
- a CDS encoding carbohydrate kinase translates to MSAATVTVAGEALVDVVHGDTVREVPGGSPANVALGLARLGCDVDFATRLGDDERGHRVADHLRASGVRLTPGSLGAGRTSSATVRLGADGQPRYVFDIVWDLPEVVGTPTWLHVGSIAAFLEPGADRVVDAARRTAVAGGSVSFDPNIRPALLGPRDEALARVEELSALAAVVKLSDEDAAWLWPGAADPDAVLDRVLGFGAGLAVLTTGAAGSVLATATHRVHVPAASTTVVDTVGAGDTYSAALVWQLARSPRAAADAHPDARARLDDLHDAALRELGRTCSRAAAITVGRRGADLPTADDLTTAPSA
- a CDS encoding twin-arginine translocase TatA/TatE family subunit; translated protein: MIGNLTGAHLLIVLAIVVLLFGATKLPALAKGLGQSLTVFRKEVRASDDATPDVPPAAPRD